In Flavobacterium sp. CBA20B-1, one DNA window encodes the following:
- a CDS encoding polyprenyl synthetase family protein, with protein MNNFIDYKNTVAEYINQVNFSKEPKELYEPIAYIANLGGKRLRPILTLFSAEIFGAAPKDAIHAAIAIEMFHNFSLIHDDIMDDAPLRRGKETVHEKWDLNTGILSGDAMLILAYQYFENYPPPIFKDLAKLFSKTALQVCEGQQLDINFETRNNVSISEYIKMIEYKTAVLVGAALEMGAIVAKSSDSNKRAIYNFGRDLGIAFQLQDDYLDAFGDTATFGKQIGGDILENKKTYLYLKALENGTDEQKEQLLKWFTDKEGSQEKIAAVKDLFEKTQATTDTQQLIETYTQKALLQLETLEIPEHFKKELKGFALALMSRKV; from the coding sequence ATGAATAATTTCATTGATTATAAAAACACTGTTGCCGAATATATCAACCAAGTAAACTTTAGCAAAGAACCTAAAGAGCTTTATGAGCCTATAGCCTATATTGCCAATTTGGGCGGTAAGCGCTTGCGACCAATACTTACCCTTTTCTCTGCAGAGATTTTCGGAGCTGCTCCAAAAGATGCCATTCATGCGGCAATTGCGATAGAAATGTTTCACAATTTTTCGTTGATACACGATGATATTATGGATGATGCTCCGTTGCGACGAGGAAAGGAAACCGTGCATGAAAAATGGGACTTAAACACCGGGATTTTATCAGGAGATGCCATGTTGATTTTGGCTTATCAATATTTTGAAAACTATCCACCGCCTATTTTTAAAGACTTAGCAAAACTTTTTAGCAAAACGGCTTTACAAGTTTGTGAAGGGCAGCAATTAGATATTAATTTTGAAACCCGGAACAATGTTAGTATTTCTGAGTATATCAAAATGATAGAATACAAAACAGCTGTTTTGGTGGGAGCTGCATTAGAAATGGGAGCTATTGTAGCAAAATCTTCAGATAGTAATAAAAGAGCGATTTATAATTTTGGTCGCGACTTGGGAATTGCTTTTCAGCTACAAGATGATTATTTAGATGCTTTTGGCGATACTGCCACTTTTGGCAAGCAAATCGGTGGTGATATTTTAGAAAACAAAAAAACCTATTTGTATCTGAAAGCGCTTGAAAACGGAACAGATGAGCAAAAAGAACAGCTTTTAAAGTGGTTTACAGATAAAGAAGGTAGCCAAGAAAAGATAGCAGCCGTTAAGGATTTGTTTGAAAAAACACAAGCAACCACTGATACGCAGCAGTTAATTGAAACATATACCCAAAAAGCTTTGTTGCAATTAGAAACCTTAGAAATTCCAGAACATTTCAAAAAAGAATTAAAAGGATTTGCCTTGGCTTTAATGAGCAGAAAAGTATAA
- a CDS encoding TetR/AcrR family transcriptional regulator, translating into MKETVLKKSLELFTKNGFKSVTMDDIAKELGISKKTIYQHFSSKNDLVKATVDYVFESATNRMNSIAGNCETPIHEHFAMKNCIADLFGGNVKASTIYQFNKYYPKLAERIQKKKHENYDFTILRNLRDGVAQGYYRNDIDIDFVGKIFFASSTAFFNDEMFINLQSTQSIDELNYKFLEYHIRGIATPKGLEILEQLLQKS; encoded by the coding sequence ATGAAAGAGACTGTATTAAAAAAATCTTTAGAATTATTCACCAAAAACGGCTTTAAATCGGTCACTATGGATGATATTGCTAAGGAGTTGGGAATATCAAAAAAAACAATTTACCAACATTTTTCATCTAAAAATGATTTGGTAAAAGCAACGGTAGATTATGTGTTTGAATCGGCTACAAACAGAATGAATAGCATTGCAGGAAATTGCGAAACGCCCATTCATGAACATTTTGCCATGAAAAACTGCATTGCCGATTTGTTTGGCGGAAACGTAAAAGCAAGCACCATTTATCAATTTAACAAATATTACCCAAAACTGGCAGAACGCATCCAAAAAAAGAAACATGAAAACTATGATTTCACGATTTTGAGAAACCTGCGCGATGGTGTGGCACAAGGGTATTACCGAAATGATATTGATATTGATTTTGTTGGAAAAATCTTTTTTGCGAGTTCTACCGCATTTTTTAACGATGAAATGTTTATAAACCTGCAAAGCACACAATCTATAGACGAGCTAAACTACAAGTTTTTAGAATACCACATAAGGGGAATTGCAACCCCAAAAGGATTAGAAATATTAGAACAATTATTACAAAAATCATAA
- a CDS encoding TolC family protein yields the protein MKYKVSILLAFLGFFAQAQEQLTLKDAVNYALQNKAEAVKARLDVENSEYQIDEVRASALPQISANGGLTYNAIIQKSAVPGEFFGQGDGIVMIPFGLPWQTNAAVSLNQQLFNQAVFTGLKAAKTTREFYKINAQLTEEQVIEKVANSYFEAYKTDSQIKTIDKTIANTTRVRDVIKSLFDNGLAKKIDLDRTEVALNNLKGTRQQLVNALQLQENALKYLIGMDMNQDIELPNNTFEVTKHALVDESVTIENRTEIQLLEKQTELLTLNKKAIEAQGYPSLSINATYGYLGFGEKLPWFQTLPNAAWSNFSSIGLNLNIPIFNGGSVKAKVKQAQVALDRLEADKRDVRLGLDMSLKNAITQLNNSLITLNIQKENVNLAKEVLDNIENNYKFGLATLTDLLDAETQYADAQNNHTNALLDYKVAEIQLIKAKGALKSLTEE from the coding sequence ATGAAATATAAAGTTTCGATTTTATTAGCGTTTTTAGGTTTCTTTGCCCAAGCACAAGAACAATTAACGCTTAAAGATGCGGTTAATTATGCTTTGCAAAATAAGGCCGAAGCCGTGAAAGCCCGTTTAGACGTGGAAAACAGCGAATACCAGATCGATGAAGTTCGGGCAAGTGCTTTACCGCAGATTAGTGCAAACGGCGGCTTAACCTACAATGCCATTATTCAAAAAAGTGCTGTTCCAGGAGAATTTTTTGGGCAAGGCGATGGAATTGTAATGATTCCTTTTGGATTGCCTTGGCAAACAAATGCTGCAGTATCTCTGAATCAGCAATTATTTAACCAAGCCGTTTTTACGGGTTTAAAAGCTGCAAAAACTACCAGAGAGTTTTATAAAATAAACGCGCAATTAACCGAAGAACAGGTTATTGAAAAGGTGGCCAACAGTTATTTCGAAGCATATAAAACCGATTCGCAGATAAAAACTATTGATAAAACTATTGCCAACACTACCCGCGTGCGCGATGTTATTAAAAGTTTGTTTGATAATGGTTTGGCAAAAAAAATTGATTTAGACCGCACAGAGGTTGCTTTGAACAATTTAAAAGGAACCCGCCAGCAACTTGTAAATGCCTTGCAATTGCAAGAAAATGCGTTGAAATACTTAATTGGTATGGATATGAATCAGGATATTGAATTGCCAAACAACACCTTCGAGGTGACAAAACACGCTTTGGTGGACGAATCTGTAACGATTGAAAACAGAACTGAAATTCAATTATTAGAAAAACAAACCGAATTATTAACACTAAACAAAAAAGCAATTGAAGCACAAGGCTATCCAAGTTTAAGCATTAATGCTACTTATGGTTATTTAGGTTTTGGTGAAAAACTACCTTGGTTTCAAACGCTTCCAAATGCAGCTTGGTCTAACTTTTCATCGATTGGTTTAAATTTAAACATTCCTATTTTTAATGGTGGATCTGTAAAAGCAAAAGTAAAACAAGCACAGGTTGCCCTTGATCGTTTAGAAGCAGACAAGCGCGATGTTCGTTTAGGACTGGATATGTCTTTAAAAAACGCAATAACACAGTTAAACAATTCTTTAATCACACTCAACATTCAAAAAGAAAATGTGAATTTGGCTAAAGAAGTTTTAGACAATATAGAAAACAACTACAAATTTGGATTGGCAACTTTAACCGATTTGTTAGACGCAGAAACGCAATATGCCGATGCACAAAACAATCACACCAACGCTTTACTAGATTATAAGGTTGCCGAAATTCAACTAATTAAAGCAAAAGGAGCATTAAAATCATTAACAGAAGAATAA
- a CDS encoding efflux RND transporter periplasmic adaptor subunit, with translation MKKVIITGVIIIAALAGIMYVLNNHKESNEAQTAVVAEKNNAVTVRVETADFKEVNGEYIANGVFVPKQEVKISTEVPGRVTRVLVSEGSRVSAGQTLAVIKADQQNVNLSNAQAVYNNAKAEVARFESAYATGGVTKQQLDQMKLQLVNAKNNLQSAQLNAGDVNIKASFSGIVNKKSVEPGFYANPGVELFEIVNVSTLKLKVNVDEKNIASLKLGQSYKVESPVVADKEFTGKITFIAPKADASLNFPVELEIQNNAANDLKAGMYGNAYFGNSQMANVLIIPRNAFVGSVSSNKVFVYKDGKAVLTTVVAGRTFGESIEVVSGIEKGTQVITSGQINLADGTAVKVIK, from the coding sequence ATGAAAAAAGTCATTATAACAGGAGTAATAATAATTGCCGCTTTAGCAGGAATTATGTACGTTTTAAATAATCACAAAGAATCAAACGAAGCACAAACCGCTGTTGTTGCAGAAAAAAATAATGCGGTAACAGTACGTGTTGAAACAGCCGATTTTAAAGAAGTAAACGGTGAATACATTGCAAACGGCGTTTTTGTTCCTAAACAAGAAGTAAAAATTTCTACCGAAGTACCGGGCAGAGTAACACGCGTTTTGGTTTCTGAAGGATCTCGCGTTAGTGCCGGACAAACATTAGCGGTTATTAAAGCAGACCAACAAAACGTAAACCTTAGCAATGCACAAGCGGTTTACAACAATGCAAAAGCAGAAGTTGCACGCTTTGAAAGTGCTTATGCAACAGGCGGTGTTACCAAACAACAGTTAGACCAAATGAAACTGCAATTGGTAAACGCTAAAAACAATTTGCAAAGCGCACAACTTAATGCAGGCGATGTAAACATTAAAGCATCCTTTTCTGGTATTGTAAACAAAAAAAGCGTAGAGCCAGGTTTTTATGCCAATCCGGGCGTAGAATTGTTTGAAATCGTAAATGTATCTACCTTAAAATTAAAAGTAAATGTAGATGAAAAAAATATTGCCTCTTTAAAATTAGGTCAAAGCTATAAAGTGGAATCGCCAGTTGTGGCAGATAAAGAATTCACAGGGAAAATTACATTCATTGCTCCAAAGGCAGATGCCAGCTTAAATTTCCCGGTAGAATTAGAGATTCAAAACAATGCTGCCAACGATTTAAAAGCGGGTATGTATGGGAATGCCTATTTTGGAAACAGCCAAATGGCCAATGTGTTAATTATACCTAGAAATGCTTTTGTGGGTTCTGTGAGTTCTAATAAAGTATTTGTTTACAAAGACGGAAAAGCCGTTTTAACCACAGTTGTTGCCGGAAGAACTTTCGGTGAATCTATCGAAGTGGTATCAGGAATTGAAAAAGGCACACAAGTAATCACATCCGGACAAATAAATTTAGCCGACGGAACGGCCGTAAAAGTCATTAAATAA
- a CDS encoding efflux RND transporter permease subunit yields MKISEISIKRPSVIIVMFMLLLLGGIGSYLSLGYELIPKFDVNVITVQTIYPGAAPSEVETSVTKVIEDAVSSLENVKKIESKSMESVSVVMITLNTGADVNFLLTDAQRKINAVVNDLPDDAETPALSKFSLDDVPIMNLSVTSNLTEKELYDLLDQKIQPVFARTTGVAKVDLVGGEEREIQVSINPEKLAGYGLTISQVQQILAASNMDFPTGNIKTRNNQTTIRLSGKFTSLEQMRNLPLTTPTGTMIRLSDIADVQDGIKDVEKIARINQTNTILMQVYKQSDANAVEVSDLVKKTIETVQTDYKEQNVNILIASDSTDYTISAADHVMLDLGIAVALVAFIMLFFLHSLRDAAIATFAIPLSLIATFIGLKLFGYTLNLMSLLGLSLVVGILVDDAIVVIENIHRHMEMGKNKVRAAFDGTKEIGFTVTAITLVIVVVFLPIAMSSGLVSDILRQFCVTVVIATLLSLLVSFTVVPWLYSRFGKLSHISKNSLFGRILHGFEAGLTKLTNGISGILEWSLKHWFNKLITLLITLALFVGSILLLFTGYIGGSFFPGNDKEELFLQFELPKDASIEQTNLLTQKAEAYLSKKPEIEKMITTVGQASDGMMTTSGTKYKSEIQIYLQDGHKKKEPTKVYAAKLKREMERELVGVKVKTVEVGIMGAEQAPLMLTVIASNQKDALEYAEKAADLLRKIPGSNEVRLTSEDGNPEVVVKLDRDKMNALGLNVATVGMTMQTAFAGNTDTKYRAGDTEYDINIRYDEIGRGTMEDVKSLKFINQQGQTIQLEQFADISYGSGPTLLERRDKSPAVSVQAQVVGKSEGDIATEWEEQFSKLKLKPGVAFKWGGNKENQDEGFGTLGIALLASILLVYAVMVILYDSFSKPFIILFSIPLSFIGALLFLALTNETLNIFTILGIIMLIGLVAKNAIMLVDFANHKKELGYSTYDALVAANHARFRPILMTTIAMVIGMMPIALAQGDGSDFNRGLAIVIIGGLISSLFLTLIIVPVVYAIFDGIGRRLRRGPKTDYAELMEADYEANENYVDEFGEKQS; encoded by the coding sequence ATGAAAATATCTGAAATATCAATAAAAAGACCCAGTGTAATCATCGTGATGTTCATGTTATTACTTTTGGGTGGAATTGGCTCCTACTTAAGTTTAGGTTATGAGTTGATCCCGAAATTCGACGTGAATGTAATCACCGTTCAAACCATTTATCCAGGTGCAGCTCCGTCTGAAGTTGAAACATCGGTTACCAAAGTGATAGAAGATGCGGTTTCTTCGCTTGAAAATGTAAAGAAAATTGAATCAAAATCAATGGAAAGTGTTTCGGTGGTGATGATTACCCTAAACACTGGTGCCGACGTAAACTTTTTGCTTACCGATGCACAAAGAAAAATTAATGCGGTGGTAAACGATTTGCCCGATGATGCTGAAACACCAGCTTTGAGCAAATTCTCGTTAGACGATGTTCCCATTATGAACCTTTCGGTGACATCAAACCTCACCGAAAAAGAATTGTATGATTTATTAGACCAAAAAATTCAACCGGTTTTTGCACGTACAACCGGTGTGGCAAAAGTAGATTTGGTTGGTGGTGAAGAACGAGAAATACAAGTAAGCATCAATCCAGAAAAACTGGCAGGTTATGGGTTAACTATTAGTCAAGTGCAGCAAATTTTGGCGGCATCGAACATGGATTTCCCAACCGGAAATATCAAAACGCGCAATAATCAAACCACCATTCGTTTGTCTGGTAAGTTCACTTCATTAGAACAAATGCGCAATTTACCGCTCACCACGCCAACCGGAACCATGATTCGCTTAAGCGACATTGCCGATGTGCAAGATGGTATTAAAGATGTGGAAAAAATTGCACGTATCAATCAAACCAACACCATTTTAATGCAGGTTTACAAACAATCTGATGCAAATGCTGTGGAAGTATCTGATTTGGTAAAGAAAACTATTGAAACTGTTCAAACCGATTATAAAGAACAAAATGTTAACATATTAATTGCTTCCGATTCTACGGATTATACCATTAGTGCAGCAGACCACGTAATGCTCGATTTAGGAATTGCAGTAGCATTGGTAGCTTTTATCATGTTGTTTTTCTTACACAGTTTGCGCGATGCCGCTATTGCAACATTCGCCATTCCGCTGTCGTTAATTGCAACGTTTATTGGTTTAAAATTATTTGGATATACTTTAAACTTAATGTCGCTCTTAGGATTGTCGTTAGTGGTAGGTATTTTGGTGGATGATGCCATTGTGGTTATCGAAAACATTCACCGCCACATGGAAATGGGAAAAAACAAAGTACGCGCAGCATTTGATGGTACTAAAGAAATCGGATTCACGGTTACAGCCATCACGTTGGTTATTGTGGTTGTATTCCTACCAATTGCGATGAGTAGCGGTTTAGTATCCGATATTTTACGTCAATTTTGTGTTACAGTAGTTATCGCCACCTTATTGTCGTTGTTGGTTTCGTTTACCGTTGTGCCGTGGTTGTATTCTCGTTTCGGAAAATTATCACACATCAGCAAAAATTCGCTTTTTGGTAGAATTTTGCACGGATTTGAAGCCGGATTAACCAAATTAACCAACGGAATATCAGGTATTTTGGAATGGTCGTTAAAACATTGGTTCAATAAATTAATTACTTTGCTAATAACTTTGGCTCTTTTTGTAGGATCAATATTACTTCTTTTTACAGGATACATCGGTGGAAGTTTCTTCCCTGGAAACGATAAAGAAGAATTGTTTTTACAGTTTGAATTACCAAAAGATGCATCAATCGAGCAAACCAATTTACTTACCCAAAAAGCAGAGGCGTATCTTTCTAAAAAACCAGAAATAGAAAAAATGATTACTACCGTTGGGCAAGCTTCAGACGGTATGATGACAACTTCTGGTACCAAATATAAATCGGAAATACAAATTTATCTGCAAGACGGTCACAAGAAAAAAGAACCAACAAAGGTTTATGCTGCCAAATTAAAACGAGAAATGGAGCGTGAATTGGTTGGTGTAAAAGTGAAAACCGTTGAAGTGGGCATCATGGGTGCCGAACAAGCGCCGTTAATGCTTACCGTAATTGCATCGAACCAAAAAGATGCATTAGAATATGCTGAAAAAGCAGCCGACTTATTACGAAAAATCCCAGGTTCAAACGAAGTACGTTTAACTTCTGAAGACGGAAACCCTGAAGTTGTGGTGAAATTAGATCGCGATAAAATGAATGCTTTAGGCTTAAACGTAGCCACAGTGGGTATGACCATGCAGACTGCTTTTGCCGGAAATACCGATACCAAATACCGTGCAGGTGACACCGAATATGACATTAACATTCGATACGATGAAATAGGTCGCGGTACTATGGAAGATGTAAAAAGCTTAAAATTCATTAATCAACAAGGACAAACCATTCAGTTGGAACAATTTGCAGATATCAGCTATGGATCTGGTCCCACATTATTAGAACGTCGCGATAAATCGCCAGCAGTATCTGTTCAAGCGCAAGTTGTTGGTAAATCGGAAGGTGATATAGCAACAGAATGGGAAGAACAATTTTCTAAATTGAAATTGAAACCAGGGGTTGCTTTCAAATGGGGTGGTAACAAAGAAAACCAAGACGAAGGTTTTGGTACATTAGGTATCGCTTTATTAGCTTCGATTTTATTGGTATATGCAGTTATGGTGATTTTGTATGATAGTTTCTCTAAACCATTTATCATCTTATTCTCTATCCCACTTTCTTTTATTGGTGCTTTATTATTCTTAGCGCTAACCAACGAAACCCTAAACATCTTTACCATTTTAGGTATTATCATGTTGATTGGTTTGGTGGCGAAAAACGCTATTATGTTGGTAGATTTTGCTAACCATAAAAAAGAATTGGGCTACAGTACTTATGATGCTTTAGTGGCAGCAAATCATGCCCGCTTCCGTCCTATTCTTATGACAACGATTGCAATGGTTATTGGTATGATGCCGATTGCATTGGCACAAGGCGACGGGTCTGATTTTAACCGAGGTTTGGCTATTGTAATTATTGGTGGATTGATTTCGTCTTTATTCCTTACCTTAATTATTGTACCGGTGGTGTATGCTATTTTTGATGGAATCGGAAGAAGATTAAGAAGAGGTCCGAAAACAGATTACGCTGAATTAATGGAAGCAGATTATGAAGCAAATGAAAATTATGTGGACGAATTTGGCGAAAAACAAAGCTAG
- a CDS encoding HAD family hydrolase, producing MVKTVIFDMDGVIVDTEPVHKYAYFKHFEELGIDVSEELYATFTGNSTRNVFQKLKDQFGLDQEVEDLIQRKRSLFNDAFDTKPDLELIAGVENLIKDLHASDVELILASSASKSTISRVFNRFNLNDYFSHKVSGEDFVKSKPDPTIFIHAASLSKNKKEECIVIEDSTNGVKAACAAGIYCLGYNSENSKLQNLEGASILVDDFFKVNADFIKSLK from the coding sequence ATGGTTAAAACCGTTATTTTTGATATGGACGGGGTGATTGTTGATACAGAACCTGTGCATAAATATGCTTACTTTAAGCATTTTGAAGAGTTAGGAATTGATGTTTCTGAAGAATTATATGCTACTTTTACGGGGAATTCTACACGAAATGTTTTTCAAAAATTGAAAGATCAATTTGGCTTGGATCAGGAAGTGGAAGATTTAATACAACGCAAACGTTCACTTTTTAATGATGCGTTTGATACAAAGCCCGATTTGGAACTAATTGCCGGAGTTGAAAACTTAATCAAAGATTTGCACGCAAGTGATGTGGAGCTGATTTTGGCTTCATCGGCTTCTAAAAGTACGATTAGCCGAGTTTTTAATCGATTTAACTTGAACGATTATTTTTCTCATAAAGTGAGTGGGGAAGATTTTGTGAAATCAAAACCCGACCCTACTATTTTTATACATGCAGCGTCTTTATCTAAAAATAAAAAAGAAGAATGTATTGTTATAGAAGACAGTACAAATGGTGTAAAAGCGGCTTGCGCTGCCGGAATTTATTGTTTGGGATACAACAGTGAAAACTCAAAACTTCAAAATTTAGAAGGTGCCAGTATTTTAGTCGATGATTTTTTTAAAGTTAATGCTGATTTTATAAAGAGTTTGAAATAA
- a CDS encoding RsmB/NOP family class I SAM-dependent RNA methyltransferase: protein MRLHRNLVFAVIDSLLSIFNDGEYADKEVAKALKRDPRWGAKDRKFVAETIYEIVRWKRLYTEIAEVKEPFTRDDIWRTFAVWAVLRGITLPDWKYFENTPVRRIKGKFDELSKIRKYRESIPDWMDELGVKELGEEVWTKELAAQNQQAHVVLRVNTLKTNKQKLRAQLMDLDIETEFNDKYPDALILKERANVFMTPLFKEGFFEVQDASSQKVVPFLDVQPGMRVVDTCAGAGGKTLHIAAKMENKGQIIAMDLYESKQKQLKIRAKRNGVFNVEYRIIDSTKVIKKLHDKADRVLIDAPCSGLGVLKRNPDSKWKLQPEFIENIKKTQQEVLENYSKMVKVGGKLVYATCSILPSENEKQINHFLKTEFGQNFKFIKDEKVLASQTGFDGFYMCLMERVK from the coding sequence ATGCGTTTACATAGAAATTTGGTTTTTGCTGTAATTGATTCACTTTTAAGCATATTTAACGATGGTGAATATGCCGATAAAGAAGTAGCAAAAGCTTTGAAAAGAGATCCTCGTTGGGGTGCAAAAGACCGCAAGTTTGTTGCTGAAACCATATACGAAATTGTTCGTTGGAAAAGATTATACACAGAAATTGCCGAGGTAAAAGAACCTTTTACCCGTGATGATATTTGGCGCACTTTTGCTGTTTGGGCAGTTTTACGTGGGATTACATTACCTGATTGGAAATATTTTGAAAATACACCGGTTCGAAGAATAAAAGGAAAATTCGATGAGCTTTCTAAAATCAGAAAATACCGTGAATCGATTCCTGATTGGATGGATGAATTGGGTGTTAAAGAATTGGGCGAAGAAGTTTGGACTAAAGAACTAGCCGCACAAAACCAACAAGCGCATGTGGTTTTACGAGTGAATACCTTAAAAACCAATAAGCAAAAACTCCGTGCACAATTAATGGATTTGGATATTGAAACGGAATTTAACGATAAATATCCCGATGCTTTAATTTTAAAAGAACGTGCAAATGTTTTTATGACACCGCTTTTTAAGGAAGGATTTTTTGAGGTGCAGGATGCATCTTCGCAAAAAGTGGTTCCTTTCCTAGATGTGCAACCAGGAATGCGAGTGGTTGATACCTGTGCGGGTGCGGGTGGAAAAACACTGCACATTGCTGCTAAAATGGAAAATAAAGGGCAAATCATTGCTATGGATTTATACGAAAGCAAACAAAAGCAGTTAAAAATTCGTGCCAAGCGAAACGGTGTTTTTAATGTGGAATATCGTATTATAGATTCAACCAAAGTAATAAAAAAATTACACGATAAAGCAGACCGTGTACTGATTGATGCCCCTTGTTCGGGCTTGGGCGTTTTAAAACGCAACCCAGATAGCAAATGGAAATTGCAACCAGAATTTATCGAAAATATTAAAAAAACACAGCAAGAAGTTTTAGAAAATTACAGTAAAATGGTAAAAGTGGGCGGAAAATTGGTTTATGCCACTTGTTCTATTCTTCCTTCTGAAAATGAAAAACAAATAAACCATTTTCTAAAAACCGAATTTGGTCAGAACTTTAAATTTATTAAAGATGAAAAAGTATTGGCATCGCAAACTGGTTTTGATGGTTTCTATATGTGTTTAATGGAACGTGTTAAATAA
- a CDS encoding endonuclease, translated as MKKITSFIVTVCCSFTIFAQAPANYYNSATGTGYALKSQLKTIISANHIDLTYGGLWDLYSDSDIKNGFRDKYYENDNTILDIYSEKPVATDPYTYTVIMDQCGNYKSEGDCYNREHLIPQSYFDQNSPMRTDAFHVWPTDGKVNGERGNLPFGKVGSTSYTSLNGTKRGTSAVTGYSGTVVEPIDEFKGDIARAYFYFATRYEDFMDDFYTDHPNAEIRAMFDGSTNKVFSNNFLDMLYQWHLQDPVSMRETNLNDFIYSEQGNRNPYIDNPQYVTAVWFPNLLSNPQAELVEFNVYPNPAPKNTIYISTKEKIDTITIYSLEGKLIKKFSNPQFHDEVFTINYIKSGTYIIKLKAGKNITDKKVIVK; from the coding sequence ATGAAAAAAATTACCTCATTTATTGTAACTGTTTGTTGTTCATTTACAATTTTTGCGCAGGCACCAGCAAATTATTACAATAGTGCTACTGGAACAGGATACGCTTTAAAATCGCAATTAAAAACAATTATTTCTGCAAATCATATTGATTTAACTTACGGTGGCTTATGGGATTTATACAGTGATAGCGATATTAAAAATGGCTTTCGCGATAAATATTATGAGAACGACAATACCATTTTAGATATTTATTCTGAAAAACCCGTTGCTACTGACCCTTATACTTACACCGTTATTATGGATCAATGTGGAAATTACAAAAGCGAAGGCGATTGTTACAATCGCGAACACTTAATTCCACAATCATATTTCGATCAAAACAGCCCGATGAGAACCGACGCTTTTCACGTTTGGCCAACCGATGGAAAAGTTAATGGAGAACGTGGAAACTTACCTTTTGGAAAAGTTGGTTCTACAAGTTATACCTCACTAAATGGAACAAAACGAGGCACAAGTGCTGTAACAGGTTATTCAGGAACGGTTGTGGAGCCAATTGACGAATTCAAGGGAGATATTGCACGTGCTTACTTTTATTTTGCTACTCGATATGAGGACTTTATGGATGATTTTTATACTGACCACCCAAATGCTGAAATACGTGCTATGTTTGACGGATCTACTAATAAAGTGTTTAGTAATAACTTTTTAGACATGTTATATCAATGGCATTTGCAAGATCCGGTGAGCATGCGCGAAACAAACTTAAACGATTTTATTTATAGCGAGCAAGGAAATAGAAATCCGTATATAGATAATCCACAATATGTAACTGCTGTTTGGTTTCCTAATTTATTAAGTAACCCTCAAGCAGAATTGGTTGAATTTAACGTGTACCCAAATCCAGCACCTAAAAATACCATTTATATCTCTACAAAAGAAAAAATTGATACGATTACTATTTACAGTTTAGAAGGTAAGCTTATTAAGAAATTCTCCAATCCACAATTTCACGATGAAGTTTTTACTATCAACTATATAAAATCGGGAACGTATATCATTAAATTAAAAGCCGGAAAAAACATCACCGACAAAAAAGTTATTGTAAAATAG
- the ribH gene encoding 6,7-dimethyl-8-ribityllumazine synthase: MATANKNLSEYNKADLIDATELKIGLVVSEWNDKITNGLFQGAYDVLIDCGAKPENIVRWNVPGSFELIFGSKKMHQLEEFDAIIAIGCVIQGETKHFDFVCEGVTQGIKDLNLIYDVPTIFCVLTDNNEQQSIDRSGGIHGNKGTEAAVAALKMIALNNNI, from the coding sequence ATGGCAACAGCAAATAAAAATCTTTCAGAATACAACAAAGCCGATTTAATTGATGCAACAGAGTTGAAAATTGGTTTGGTGGTTTCAGAATGGAACGATAAAATAACCAACGGTTTGTTTCAAGGTGCGTATGATGTATTGATTGATTGTGGTGCAAAACCCGAAAATATTGTGCGCTGGAACGTTCCGGGAAGTTTTGAATTGATTTTTGGAAGCAAAAAAATGCACCAGCTAGAAGAATTTGATGCCATTATTGCCATTGGTTGCGTGATACAAGGCGAAACAAAACATTTTGACTTTGTTTGTGAAGGCGTAACACAAGGTATTAAAGATTTAAATTTAATCTACGATGTGCCAACGATTTTCTGTGTACTAACAGATAATAATGAGCAACAATCTATCGACAGAAGCGGAGGAATCCACGGAAACAAAGGGACAGAAGCTGCAGTAGCTGCTTTAAAAATGATTGCCCTTAATAACAATATTTAA